CGGGGGATTTGAGTACACCGCCGTGATCCATCCCGCTGCCGACAGTATCGCGGCGAATAACCGGATATCGAACTGGATCGAGATCACCGCCGGCCCGCGCATTTTGCTCGTGAGCGCCTACCCAGACGACCCGCTGGTGGGTATCTTGCGCGCACAAGGATTCACCGTCCAGCTCGTGGATAAACCAGGCACACTCACGCTGGGGCATCTGTCCGGGGTCAAGCTCGTGGTCTTTAATAATGTGCCGGCATACAGGATCGCCCCTGACTTTCTCAAGGCGATTCCTTTCTACGTGCGTGAGCAAGGGGGTGGATTCCTGATGGCGGGCGGGAAACAAAGTTTCGGTTCCGGCGGATTTTTCCAATCCCCAGTCGATGCGATCTTGCCGGTGTCCATGGAGCTACGGCAGGAACACCGGAAACTCTCAGTGGCCATGGCCATCGTCATGGATCGATCGGGGAGTATGGCTGTCGGCGTCGCCGGGGGGAAACCCGGCACCACAAAAATGGACCTCGCCAATGAAGGCTCGGCCACGGCTGTCGGTTTACTCGGGGACCAGGATGCGATCACGGTTTTTGCCGTGGATTCACTCGCTCATGAATTCGTCCCACTGTGTATCGTCGGGCCGAACCGTGAAAAGATCAATGACGGGATCCGCCGTATCCAGAGCACAGGCGGCGGGATATTTGTGTACGAGGGACTCTCAAAGGCTTGGGCCGAGCTCAAGAAAGCGCAGCAAGGCCAGAAACACGTGATCCTTTTTAGTGACGCGGCGGATACCGAAGAGCCCGGACAATACAAAAAGCTCTTGGCCGAAATGACCAAAGCCGGGGCGACAGTGAGTGTCATCGGTCTCGGCACCGAAAAGGATAGCGACGCAGAGCTCCTCAAAGACATTGCAAAGCTCGGTAACGGGCGGATTTTCTTTAATGCAAATGCCTCTGAGCTACCCGCGTTATTTGCCCAGGAAACCGTCGCCGTGGCACGTTCGACTTTTATTGATGAGCCCACCAGCACTGGTCCCACCGCCGGATGGCTCGAAATCTCCGCGCGTCCGATCGACTGGATGCATGATGTCGATGGATATAACCTCAGTTATCTCAGGGCCGATGCGACCAGTGCCTTGAATACAAAGGATGAATACACCGCCCCGCTGGTCGCCTTTTGGCAACGTGGCCTGGGCCGATCCGCCGCTGTGTCATTTCCTCTCGGCGGAGATTTCAGCACCCGCGTGCGGGCATGGCCGGCCTACGGCGATTTTATCCAGACCCTCGGACGATGGCTGATGGGTAAACCCGTCCCTTCCGGCCTGTCGGTGCGCAGTACCCTGGAGGGGGAAGACCTCGTCATCGAGCTGCTCTACGACTCCACCCGTGAGCTGGACCTCTCGCTGCACCCGCCGCGACTCGCCCTGACGGGATTTAAGGATCAGGAAGTCCTCCGGCCCACATGGGAACGTGTCGCGCCGGGGCGTTTCTCCACGCGGATGAAGCTCATGCCAAATCATCCCATCCGCGGCGCGGTCCAAGCCGGTGAATACATCCTGCCCTTCGGCCCGGTCATCCTCGGGCGTAATGAAGAATGGGCCTTTGATGAATACCGCTTAGAGGAACTCGCCACCCTGGCCACCGCCACTGCTGGACAAGAACGCACTGACCTCGCCTCGATCTGGAAAGCCCCCCGCCGTGCGGAATTCCGCGACTTTAAACAATTCCTCCTCATCACCTTCCTCCTGGCCTTCCTCCTCGACGCTTTCCTCACCCGCACCGGTTACTCCCTGCGCAATTTGCTCGCCCGCAAAAGTCTCACGGCACAAGTCCGCTAAGAGAGCGGAAAGTTTTTGCGTGTAGGGCGAGCGGCCCTGCTTGCCACCTCGAACCATTTACTTTTTGGGCAGGAGCAAATTGCCGCACGCTTCGTTCTTTTAAAACAAATCCGAATGAGTCCCTGTTCGTTCTAGCCGAAGTTCATCATCGAAAATCTTGTATATCAGAATCCAATCGGGTTCGATATGGCAATCTCTGTGACCTGCCCAGTTCCCGCTGAGTTGATGATGACGATTCCGAGGAGGCAGTGGGTCTCCTGCAAGAAAGAGGTCAATAACAGCTTTCAGTTTTGTAAGGTCTTTGCCTCGTTTCAATACCCGCTTGATGTCCTTCTTGAATTGATTTGTCTGGCTAAGCCTCATTTGTCCCAAGAAGCGTAGAGGTCATTGGCGGTTTCGAATGTCTCAATATCCTGATTCTTATCGCTTTTTGCGAGCACTGTAGCAGTCAGCTTGTTGGGAACGTGTAACTCTAATGGAAATGATTTCCTGATGGCTATCTGTCGGTAGAAGAGTCGAATCGCCTCGGTCGGCGTCATCCCCAAGGAGTCGAGCACCTTTTCAGTGGCGGCCTTTGTTGCTGGGTCTATTCTGGCATGAACTACTGCTGATTGTGGCATAGAGTAAATGTATCACAAATGCAACACACATCAAGAAAATCTTATTTTTTGGGAATGATTTAGCTCACCGACACGGTGGGGAGAGAAGCTCTAATTCAAAGGAGGACGTTTTCCTCACCCGCACCGGTTACTCCCTGCGCAATTTGCTCGCCCGCAAAAGTCTCACGGCACAAGTCCGCTAAGAGAGCGGAAAGTTTTTGTGTGTAGGGCGAGCGGCCCTGCTTGCCACGGTCTGGAGCAATTTGCTCATGGTTGATGAAAAAAATAAAGTCAGGGCGCAGTTTTCACCACGAAGACCACGAAAGACACGAAGGATAAAAAAACGGGACGGGCAAACTCATTTCGTGTAGGGCCAGCGGCCCTGCTTGCCTTCTCCCTGCAAAATTACAACGGCACCTTTAATCCTGTTGCCGTCGCCAGTTTTTTTTGGTTCGTGTCGAGGGTCAGAAAAGAGGGCAGGCCCAAATGCATGGATGTGGATAGATGGAGAATGTCCATAGGCCGGTGACCACCCTTGATGGTGTATTGCGCCGAAAGACACCTTCCGCACGGCTATGCACATCCGACCATTCCACTTTTGAAATCATGAAGGCTTTGTCAGCGAGGTTAGAATCCAGCGCGGCAAAAAGTTTATCGGCCTGCGTTTTGGAATATCCCTGTGTGCGATCCTGATGGTGGCGAAAGACTTGAAAACGGGCCGCCTGACGAAACTCCCACAAAACCAGTGTGGACAGGACGACCTCCCCCTGAAATGAATTCATAAAATCCCAAGCTTGCTGAGAGTTAACCTGCACTCTTCACAACCCACATAAAAACGAAGTGTCCGCAAAACAGTTTTTTCATCAGAAACCATTATCGTATTCTGCCTGCCGCATTTGAGCCATTTCCTGCGCTGAGAATTTCCGTTTCCCCCATATCTTTATCGCTTGTGCCCGAAAGTCGATTTTCTTCCGGGGAGTTTTGCTGATTTTTTGTCGGACGGGCACTAACTGTGCATAGGGTTTTCCTCGCTTGATGATCTCCACACTTTCTCCATTCTCAATCCATGCAGAAACCCGGCGAAATTGGGTTCTCAAATCAGCGGTCGTAACAGTATTTATGATATATAAATCTATCAAAAATGAGGTATCCGTCGAAAAGAATTTCCGCACGCCCGAACCATTTGCTTTTTCGACACGAGCGATTTGGTACAGACATTTTCCCTATTATAGTAAAATCATTCTGGTCGGTGCTGGCGGCGGAAGGCGGCGGGGGAGTGGCCGGTGACTTGCTTAAAAATGCGGCTGAGGTAGGCGCGATGAGGGAAACCGATGGATTCGGCAATGTCGTCGATCGTGGGTGTGTCCTGGAGAAGGAGGCGGGCGGCCTCGCGCACGCGGATCTCGGTGACATGGCGGGCGGGTGAGGTACCGAGGTGTTTACGGAAGGCACGGTTGAAACCGGCGATGCTCATACCGG
The window above is part of the Verrucomicrobiota bacterium genome. Proteins encoded here:
- a CDS encoding VWA domain-containing protein; protein product: MRLGSPEWLILIPILIFIGWRWPVLGLRLPRRAICVGLLVLLLVQPEMRRTGRGLDLWVLVDQSASTQEVMAKNLGEWQSLLSRSKGSDDHLYFVDYAENPFFRDESDTSTAFESGRDGSRTALALQFALSRMSPDRASRVLVLSDGYSTESLSGLEGKLRAQGVAMDYRLAKVDHDSDIKLDSLVLPGRVQIAEPFLLEINLSGSPDGQVPLEIYRGATPIIRTNVKIQNGRGLARFTDKIDQPGGFEYTAVIHPAADSIAANNRISNWIEITAGPRILLVSAYPDDPLVGILRAQGFTVQLVDKPGTLTLGHLSGVKLVVFNNVPAYRIAPDFLKAIPFYVREQGGGFLMAGGKQSFGSGGFFQSPVDAILPVSMELRQEHRKLSVAMAIVMDRSGSMAVGVAGGKPGTTKMDLANEGSATAVGLLGDQDAITVFAVDSLAHEFVPLCIVGPNREKINDGIRRIQSTGGGIFVYEGLSKAWAELKKAQQGQKHVILFSDAADTEEPGQYKKLLAEMTKAGATVSVIGLGTEKDSDAELLKDIAKLGNGRIFFNANASELPALFAQETVAVARSTFIDEPTSTGPTAGWLEISARPIDWMHDVDGYNLSYLRADATSALNTKDEYTAPLVAFWQRGLGRSAAVSFPLGGDFSTRVRAWPAYGDFIQTLGRWLMGKPVPSGLSVRSTLEGEDLVIELLYDSTRELDLSLHPPRLALTGFKDQEVLRPTWERVAPGRFSTRMKLMPNHPIRGAVQAGEYILPFGPVILGRNEEWAFDEYRLEELATLATATAGQERTDLASIWKAPRRAEFRDFKQFLLITFLLAFLLDAFLTRTGYSLRNLLARKSLTAQVR
- a CDS encoding type II toxin-antitoxin system RelB/DinJ family antitoxin, which encodes MPQSAVVHARIDPATKAATEKVLDSLGMTPTEAIRLFYRQIAIRKSFPLELHVPNKLTATVLAKSDKNQDIETFETANDLYASWDK
- a CDS encoding type II toxin-antitoxin system YafQ family toxin, which produces MRLSQTNQFKKDIKRVLKRGKDLTKLKAVIDLFLAGDPLPPRNRHHQLSGNWAGHRDCHIEPDWILIYKIFDDELRLERTGTHSDLF